The nucleotide window ACACAATTCTGAAACTTTTATTTCAAAAAATTCCCGAAAAAGGAGTGATGTTAAAACCTAATTTCAGAAAACTCGGATTTTCCGTTTTTTTAACCATTGGATTACCTTTGTTGGGATTTTATTTTGTCAGGGATTTTATATTGGAACAATTCCCTACAATTGATTATTTGGTTTTATTGTATGTTGTTTTTGCAGGAATTATTCAATTTTTCATATTCAAAAACAACCGCCTTTACATCAATAATGACTTTATAATCCTGCAAAGTGGCGCGTGGGACATAACCAACAAAATTATTTTACCCAATAAAATTCAGGCGATTACAACTTCACAATTGTTTTGGCACAAAAATATCAATATTGGCTCCTTAACTTTGCATACCGCAGGTGGGGATATTAGCTTTCAATTGGGTAATTTTACAGCAATAAAACAATATGTCAACCTTTGGTTGTACGAAATGGAAACTTCCGATAGTAATTGGATGTAAATAATTGTTTCAAGTCTCAGGTTTCAAGTTTAAAGCCTGAAACATGAAACTTTAAACTTTAAACAAAAAAACATGAAACACTGGATTGAAGCAGCAAGATTAAGAACATTACCATTATCCGTTTCGGGAATTATAGTAGGAAGTATGTATGCATTGGCAAACCCTACCAACGAAATATTGACACCAACAGACGTTTTTAATTGGGAAATATTTGCTTTTGCGTTATTAACGACTTTGGGCTTGCAGGTACTTTCAAATTTCGCAAATGATTACGGCGATGGGATCAAAGGAACGGATAACGAAGATAGAGTAGGACCAAAACGGGCCATTCAAAGTGGAGTAATTACGCCACAAGCCATGAAAAAAGCTCTGGTAATTACTTCAATATTAACTCTGGCTTCTGCAATATTCCTTATTTATGTAGCTTTTGGAGAAAGCAATCTTGTGTATTCCTTGTTCTATTTGGCGTTGGGAATTATGGCAATCGCTTCGGCAATTCGGTATACAGTTGGAACTTCTGCATACGGGTATCGTGGATATGGCGATATTTTTGTTTTCGGATTTTTCGGATTGGTAAGTACTTTGGGAGTTAATTTTTTGTATTCAAAACAATTGGATTTTGTGCTTGTTTTGCCAGCAATCGCCATTGGATTATTGAGTGTTGGAGTTTTGAATTTGAACAACATGCGTGATCAGGCTTCGGATGCCAAATCAGGGAAGAATACAGTCGTGGTAAAAATTGGCGCCGATGCAGCCAAAAAATATCATTATTTCCTAATTATTTCAGCTATGGTTGCTGTGATTGTTTTTGCCATATTGAGTGATTTTCGTTTTGATCAATATTTGTTTTTATTGGCATATATTCCGTTGACAAAACATTTAGTAACGGTTTCTAAAAATCAAGATCCCAAATTGCTTGATCCCGAATTAAAGAAAGTGGCATTGAGCACATTTTTACTTTCGATATTATTGTCTATATGCATGATTTCATTGATTTCAGACATTTTTGTGAATGTTTTCCTTGGGGGAAGGTAAAGTCAAACGTAATTGAAATATCAAAGTTCTATAGAAATATTTTTTTTTGTTTTTTTATAACTTTTAAAACTTAAGCTAAAATGAAAATAACATTCTACGGCCATTCTTCTTTGGGAATAGAAGTCAGTGGTAAAAGCATATTGGTCGATCCCTATATTTCGGCCAATCCAAAAGCGTCTCACATTGATATTAATACGCTTAAAGCCGATTTTATTCTGTTGACGCATGCTCACGGCGATCATGTTGTCGATGTTGAAACCATTGCCAAAAGTACCGGAGCCTTAATTGTTTCCAATTATGAAATTGCAACTTACTATGGAAACAAAGGATTTCAATCGCATCCTATGAATCATGGAGGTAGTTGGGATTTTGACTTTGGGAAATTGAAATATGTAAGCTCCATTCACTCGAGTTCTTTTCCAGACGGCACTTACGGAGGAAATCCCGGTGGTTTTGTGATAGAAGGCGAACACAAAAACATTTACATTGCTGGAGATACCGCTCTTACAATGGATATGAAACTCATCCCGATGCGAACCAAGTTGGATTTAGCTATTTTTCCAATCGGGGGTAATTTTACTATGGATGTGGATGATGCTATAATCGCTTCTGATTTTGTTGAATGCGATAAGATTTTAGGATGTCACTACGACACATTTGGTTACATCGAAATCAATCACGAACAAGCCATAAAGAAATTTTTTGATAAAGGAAAAGATTTAATGTTACTTGAAATAGGTAGTTTCATCGAATTATAACGATAATAATTTGGAGCTTAATCCAGCTGTCCACTATATCTGTTGTCCTGAACCCCAGGACAACAGGATGCCGTTTCCATCTGGGCTAGGGCTTTCCATGTTTCAAGACAATTTGTTTTAAAATCATATTAATTTTTCAATAATGACCAAAAGGCTTTTTTTATTTATTACATTTCTTTTTACTTCGCTCGTTTTCTCACAACAAGATGGTTATTGGGACAAAAACAGGTCTACAACAAAAGAAATTATAGTTTCAGCAAGAGATCGAATTGTTGTAAAAACAGAAGATTTGCCAATAGGAACTACTGAAGTAGTATATAGAATTACGCTGCTGGATGAAAACCAACAACTTGCAAGCAGTTTGGTTTCGGTTCTAAAATCAATTCCGGATCCAACTGGAATCAGTCAGGGGTCTGCAGGAGCAGTTTTTGTTTTGTCAAAAATATCCGGTGACGACAAATGTAAATACGCAATTTTTTCAACTGAAAATTTAGCTTCAGAGTACAAGGATTCTGGCGAAACAAAAGGATCTTGTGTGGTTCAGGATGAGCCTGTTAGTAAAGATGCCAAGCGTCTTTCTGTAGACAAATCAAGTTGTCTTAATGGAAATTCGTCTGCTTTATGGTTTGGTTTTGAAAGCAAAAACTGGATTATGAAGCAAAAAATCGTTTTGGAAGTCGTTCCCTGGGTTGATAATAAATTAAGTCGTGGATGGAGCATCGAAAATAGAAAAGCGATTATTGACCAATGCAAAACATCTACGATGGCTCAAAAAATGACTAACTCAGATATTTTTTGTGTATGTGTGTTGGAAAAAATTCAAGCCAAATATAAATTCCAGGAATTTCAAAAGCTGTTGGCGATAGAGCGTTCCAAGGTTTTTAAAGATGCTGGTGATAGTTGTTTTGGTGAAACAAGCGTTCCGAGCTCAGTTTATAGTGACCTGCGTAAAGAAGCCTCACTTTTGATGAAAAAGGGTAAATACGGTGAGGCAATTAGCAAATTGGCTGTAATTATAAATGACGGCAAAGCCACTATTTCGGATTATAACTCAATTGGGAGCAGTTATTTATTGACCAAACAATATGGTAAAGCCTTAAGGTATTTGAAAGATGGCGAAAAACTAGATAATACGGAGTTGTTGGTTCAACTGAATTTAGCACACGCTTATTTACTGAGCGATAATTATAAAGAAGCCAAAAAAATCTATAAAAAATATCAAAATCAAAACGTAACGGATTCTTTAAGTTGGGTTCAAAAAACCGAACAGGATTTTAAAGATTTCCAAAAAGTTGGAATTCAAAATGAAGATTTTCAGCGAGTTTTGAAGTTATTAAAAGAATAGTTGATTGTTTTCAATTTGGTGATTTTTGTCATTCCGAGGAACGAGGAATCACACAAGTTGTTCTCATTATGTGATTCCTCGTTCCTCGGAATGACAAACTAGATGACTTTTTTAAATCTAAATAGTATGCAAGCAACCTATCACAAATATATCCTAAACTTCAAACGCCCATCCGGTACTTCCCGTGGTGTTATGACCGAAAAAGAAACCTGGTTTATCGTTTTGGAACAAAACGGTAAAAAGGGAATAGGCGAATGCGGAATCCTAAGAGGTTTAAGTATTGATGACCGTCTCGATTATGAAGAAAAATTACAATGGGTTTGCGCAAATATTCGTCTTGGGAAAGATCAACTTTGGGAAAAATTATTGGAATTTCCTTCAATTCAGTTTGGAATCGAAATGGCTTTTTTGTCTTTGGCTAGCAAAACTCCTTTTTTGCTTTTTCCTTCCGAGTTCACAAACGGAACAAAATCAATCGAAATAAATGGATTGGTTTGGATGGGAAATGAGGCTTTTATGAAGCAACAAATTGAGGAGAAATTAGCGGGTGGTTTCCGATGCGTAAAACTCAAAATTGGCGCTATAGATTTTGATAAAGAACTGCAATTATTGCGCTTTATTAGGCAACATTTTACTCCCGAACAAGTCGAAATAAGAGTCGATGCAAACGGTGCTTTTGATTTAAATGAAGCTTTATATAAATTACATCAACTATCTGAATTTAAATTACATAGCATTGAGCAGCCTATTAAAAAAAATCAACCTGACAGTATGTCAGAGTTATGTAAAACGACTCCTTTTCCTATTGCCTTGGATGAAGAATTGATAGGGGTGTTTACACTCAAAGAGAAAGAAGAATTGTTGCTTAAAATCAAGCCACAATACGTCATTTTGAAGCCAAGTTTTGTGGGTGGATTTCGAGGTACTCAAGAGTGGATTTCCTTAGCTGAAAAACACAATATTGGTTGGTGGATTACTTCGGCCTTAGAAAGTAATATCGGGTTGAATGCGATTTCGCAGTGGACTTTTACACTCAATAATCCAATGCCTCAAGGATTAGGAACTGGTGCTTTATATACCAATAATTTTGATTGCCCTTTGCTTGTTTCAAAAGGGCAGTTGTGGTACAGCAAGGAGCTGAAATGGGATTTTGATATTGATAATTTTTGATTTTCTGACCTAATATGAAAAAGGCTCGAAACGCATCAATCGTTTCGAGCCTTTTTTTGGAAATAATTATATGAATTAATAAGGTAAAACTTTTTCGTTTTTCACTTCTTCTAATAGTTCTGCTACAGCTAGGTAAAATGCGCTACTTCCGCAAACAACACCAATTGCACCTGCAACTGGAGCTAAGGCTTCAATTCCAGAAATTTTTTCAATTGCAAGAACGAAAAATAAAACAGTCAATGATAAAAATACAAATTGCTGTACTTTGCTACCACCCCAGGTTCCCCACCACATAAATGCGGTAAAAATCCCCCAAAGTATTAAGTAACAGCCGAAAAATGGAGCTGGAGTAGTTCCCGCCATTTCAAATCCGGTATTTGGAAAAAGCCAGATTCCAACTAAAGTAAGCCAAAAGAAACCATAAGAGGTAAAAGCTGTTCCAGCAAAAGTTTTTCCGTTTTTGTATGA belongs to Flavobacterium gilvum and includes:
- a CDS encoding metal-dependent hydrolase, translated to MKITFYGHSSLGIEVSGKSILVDPYISANPKASHIDINTLKADFILLTHAHGDHVVDVETIAKSTGALIVSNYEIATYYGNKGFQSHPMNHGGSWDFDFGKLKYVSSIHSSSFPDGTYGGNPGGFVIEGEHKNIYIAGDTALTMDMKLIPMRTKLDLAIFPIGGNFTMDVDDAIIASDFVECDKILGCHYDTFGYIEINHEQAIKKFFDKGKDLMLLEIGSFIEL
- a CDS encoding acetate uptake transporter; the protein is MENKTANPAPLGLLGFGMTTILLNIHNLGFFPVSGVIISMGIFYGGIAQIIAGILSYKNGKTFAGTAFTSYGFFWLTLVGIWLFPNTGFEMAGTTPAPFFGCYLILWGIFTAFMWWGTWGGSKVQQFVFLSLTVLFFVLAIEKISGIEALAPVAGAIGVVCGSSAFYLAVAELLEEVKNEKVLPY
- a CDS encoding o-succinylbenzoate synthase produces the protein MQATYHKYILNFKRPSGTSRGVMTEKETWFIVLEQNGKKGIGECGILRGLSIDDRLDYEEKLQWVCANIRLGKDQLWEKLLEFPSIQFGIEMAFLSLASKTPFLLFPSEFTNGTKSIEINGLVWMGNEAFMKQQIEEKLAGGFRCVKLKIGAIDFDKELQLLRFIRQHFTPEQVEIRVDANGAFDLNEALYKLHQLSEFKLHSIEQPIKKNQPDSMSELCKTTPFPIALDEELIGVFTLKEKEELLLKIKPQYVILKPSFVGGFRGTQEWISLAEKHNIGWWITSALESNIGLNAISQWTFTLNNPMPQGLGTGALYTNNFDCPLLVSKGQLWYSKELKWDFDIDNF
- a CDS encoding tetratricopeptide repeat protein, translating into MTKRLFLFITFLFTSLVFSQQDGYWDKNRSTTKEIIVSARDRIVVKTEDLPIGTTEVVYRITLLDENQQLASSLVSVLKSIPDPTGISQGSAGAVFVLSKISGDDKCKYAIFSTENLASEYKDSGETKGSCVVQDEPVSKDAKRLSVDKSSCLNGNSSALWFGFESKNWIMKQKIVLEVVPWVDNKLSRGWSIENRKAIIDQCKTSTMAQKMTNSDIFCVCVLEKIQAKYKFQEFQKLLAIERSKVFKDAGDSCFGETSVPSSVYSDLRKEASLLMKKGKYGEAISKLAVIINDGKATISDYNSIGSSYLLTKQYGKALRYLKDGEKLDNTELLVQLNLAHAYLLSDNYKEAKKIYKKYQNQNVTDSLSWVQKTEQDFKDFQKVGIQNEDFQRVLKLLKE
- the menA gene encoding 1,4-dihydroxy-2-naphthoate octaprenyltransferase; its protein translation is MKHWIEAARLRTLPLSVSGIIVGSMYALANPTNEILTPTDVFNWEIFAFALLTTLGLQVLSNFANDYGDGIKGTDNEDRVGPKRAIQSGVITPQAMKKALVITSILTLASAIFLIYVAFGESNLVYSLFYLALGIMAIASAIRYTVGTSAYGYRGYGDIFVFGFFGLVSTLGVNFLYSKQLDFVLVLPAIAIGLLSVGVLNLNNMRDQASDAKSGKNTVVVKIGADAAKKYHYFLIISAMVAVIVFAILSDFRFDQYLFLLAYIPLTKHLVTVSKNQDPKLLDPELKKVALSTFLLSILLSICMISLISDIFVNVFLGGR